A section of the Streptomyces sp. V3I8 genome encodes:
- a CDS encoding CaiB/BaiF CoA transferase family protein: MIPRMEPLPLPLEGITVVAVEQAVAAPFATRQLADLGARVVKVERLDGGDFARGYDTAAGGLASHFVWCNRGKESVALDLKDSRGLDVVRRLVADADVFVQNLAQGAAARLGLDAATLCAAHPRLVAVDISGYGPSGPYAGKRAYDMLVQCEAGLVSVTGTAGQPVKAGIPAADIAAAMYAFSGVLAALVRRGATGRGGPVEVSMLDALTEWMGHPLHHAMHGGTPPARTGLAHAVIAPYDGYATGDGGRVLLSVQNDREWRRLAEQVLGRPELAHDPAYATNAARVEHRDRTDELVGTALAALTAREAVARLEAAGIACALLRDVADVAEHPQLAARDRWREVGSPVGPLRALLPPITLPGGEAAKMGPVPALGEHTGAVLRAVGMTDEEIAALRRDGVSA, encoded by the coding sequence ATGATCCCCCGCATGGAGCCGCTTCCCCTGCCCCTGGAGGGCATCACCGTCGTCGCCGTCGAGCAGGCCGTCGCCGCGCCCTTCGCCACCCGGCAGCTCGCCGATCTCGGGGCGCGGGTCGTCAAGGTCGAGCGCCTCGACGGCGGCGACTTCGCGCGCGGCTACGACACCGCGGCCGGCGGTCTCGCCTCGCACTTCGTGTGGTGCAACCGCGGCAAGGAGTCCGTCGCGCTCGACCTGAAGGACTCGCGCGGGCTCGACGTGGTGCGCCGCCTGGTGGCGGACGCCGACGTCTTCGTGCAGAACCTCGCGCAGGGCGCCGCCGCCCGGCTCGGCCTGGACGCGGCCACGCTGTGCGCGGCGCACCCGCGCCTCGTCGCCGTGGACATCTCGGGCTACGGGCCCTCGGGACCGTACGCCGGCAAGCGCGCGTACGACATGCTCGTGCAGTGCGAGGCGGGGCTGGTCTCCGTGACGGGCACGGCCGGGCAGCCGGTGAAGGCCGGCATCCCGGCGGCCGACATCGCGGCGGCCATGTACGCGTTCTCCGGGGTCCTCGCGGCGCTGGTGCGGCGCGGGGCGACGGGGCGCGGCGGGCCGGTGGAGGTGTCCATGCTGGACGCGCTGACGGAGTGGATGGGGCATCCGCTGCACCATGCGATGCACGGGGGGACTCCCCCGGCGCGCACCGGCCTCGCGCACGCCGTCATCGCCCCGTACGACGGCTATGCCACGGGTGACGGCGGGCGGGTGCTGCTGTCGGTGCAGAACGACCGGGAGTGGCGCCGGCTCGCCGAACAGGTGCTGGGACGGCCGGAGCTGGCGCACGACCCGGCGTACGCGACGAACGCGGCCCGGGTCGAACACCGGGACCGTACGGACGAGTTGGTCGGCACGGCACTGGCGGCGCTCACGGCGCGGGAGGCGGTGGCGCGACTGGAGGCGGCCGGGATCGCCTGCGCGCTGCTGCGGGACGTGGCGGACGTGGCGGAGCATCCGCAGCTCGCGGCCCGGGACCGGTGGCGGGAAGTGGGGTCGCCGGTGGGACCGCTGAGAGCCCTGCTGCCGCCGATCACGCTGCCGGGCGGTGAGGCGGCGAAAATGGGACCCGTACCCGCGCTCGGGGAACACACCGGGGCGGTACTGCGTGCCGTGGGGATGACGGACGAGGAGATCGCAGCACTGCGCCGGGACGGTGTGTCCGCCTGA
- a CDS encoding type ISP restriction/modification enzyme translates to MPGVTHDDAPLLADLMPWSVAPPRPGRAWPTAPDAASLRARWDALMKAEGPDREALFGVTRARTLYSAVAQLPGRPAGTGRLARASGPCAEPVRVTAGPFDEQWLIPDHRLIDAARPELWRVADAHQVFAVEQAPVPAGPALLATSVLPVARPRSKAVPATRPGRVRPLFRRPGGLEPNLAPGLLDFLAEHLGHCPAPLDVLAWTVAVAAPGPDGPTVPLTTDPGLWARGTDAGHRMLRLMRRDGDRPKLPGGRRPYVRAPLPPFPHEPRYDRDEETLHLDEGRISPVPPEAWDFEVGGVRVLDQWFAARITRPEPGTLEAVRPTTWPQTWTSDLLELVTVLSLLAELRTRRTDVTPASPVTSTALRRAGVLPPSAASRAPATVLTHPEEGPEGQFTLL, encoded by the coding sequence ATGCCGGGCGTGACGCACGACGACGCTCCGCTGCTCGCGGACCTCATGCCGTGGTCGGTCGCACCTCCCCGGCCGGGCCGGGCGTGGCCGACGGCGCCCGACGCGGCGTCCCTGAGAGCGCGCTGGGACGCCCTCATGAAGGCCGAAGGGCCCGACCGCGAGGCGCTGTTCGGCGTCACACGCGCGCGGACCCTGTACTCGGCGGTGGCGCAACTGCCCGGCCGGCCCGCCGGGACGGGACGGCTGGCGCGCGCGTCGGGCCCCTGCGCGGAGCCGGTACGGGTGACGGCCGGACCGTTCGACGAGCAATGGCTGATTCCCGACCACCGGCTCATCGACGCGGCGCGGCCGGAACTGTGGCGGGTGGCGGACGCCCACCAGGTGTTCGCGGTCGAGCAGGCGCCCGTCCCCGCCGGCCCGGCGCTCCTGGCCACGTCCGTCCTGCCGGTGGCCCGGCCCCGGTCGAAGGCGGTTCCCGCCACGCGCCCCGGCCGGGTCCGCCCGCTGTTCCGGCGCCCCGGCGGTCTGGAACCGAACCTGGCGCCGGGCCTGCTGGACTTCCTGGCCGAGCACCTCGGCCACTGCCCCGCCCCGCTCGACGTGCTGGCCTGGACGGTGGCGGTCGCCGCCCCGGGCCCCGACGGACCCACGGTCCCGCTGACCACCGACCCCGGACTGTGGGCGCGCGGAACCGACGCCGGCCACCGCATGCTGCGGCTGATGCGCCGCGACGGCGACCGCCCGAAGCTCCCCGGTGGCCGCCGCCCCTACGTCCGGGCCCCGCTCCCGCCGTTCCCCCACGAGCCGCGCTACGACCGGGACGAGGAGACCCTCCACCTCGACGAGGGCCGCATCTCCCCCGTACCGCCCGAGGCCTGGGACTTCGAGGTGGGCGGGGTCCGCGTCCTGGACCAGTGGTTCGCCGCCCGCATCACCCGGCCCGAGCCGGGCACGCTGGAGGCCGTCCGTCCCACGACGTGGCCCCAGACCTGGACCTCGGACCTGCTGGAACTGGTGACGGTCCTGTCCCTCCTGGCGGAACTGCGCACGCGGCGAACGGATGTGACGCCGGCCTCCCCCGTCACCTCGACGGCCCTGCGCCGGGCGGGCGTCCTGCCGCCCTCGGCCGCCTCCCGGGCCCCGGCCACGGTCCTCACCCACCCGGAGGAGGGCCCCGAGGGCCAGTTCACCCTGCTCTGA
- a CDS encoding GntR family transcriptional regulator: MTSFAPDSIVLNRKLPLWYQVSQSLRASILGRSPQDPLRLPTEEQLAEHYGVSVLTMRQALKELEGEGLISRHRRRGTFIEPSATRGAPVRLLGSVDAIVAQQSGMTTQLLDHGSEPVSGELAEYFPDLAQVATYHRLRSDEKTGEPTNHARNYVRPELAALIDPEDLLRWPMTKVLRDVAGARIGQITDTVEARLADPETARLLQVPLLSPILHYTGVVHGEDGRALDVARIHYRGDRFSFTVTLDAH, from the coding sequence GTGACCTCCTTCGCCCCGGACTCGATCGTCCTGAACCGCAAGCTGCCGCTCTGGTATCAGGTGTCGCAGTCCCTGCGCGCCTCGATACTCGGGCGGTCGCCGCAGGATCCGCTGCGGCTGCCGACCGAGGAACAGCTGGCGGAGCACTACGGGGTGAGCGTGCTGACCATGCGGCAGGCGCTCAAGGAACTGGAGGGCGAAGGGCTCATCTCCCGCCACCGCAGGCGCGGCACGTTCATCGAGCCGAGCGCCACACGGGGCGCGCCGGTCCGCCTGCTCGGCTCGGTGGACGCCATCGTGGCGCAGCAGTCGGGCATGACGACGCAGCTGCTGGACCACGGGAGCGAACCCGTGTCGGGCGAACTGGCCGAGTACTTCCCGGACTTGGCCCAGGTGGCGACGTACCACCGGCTGCGCAGCGACGAGAAGACCGGTGAGCCGACCAACCACGCGCGCAACTACGTGCGGCCGGAACTGGCGGCCCTGATCGATCCCGAGGACCTGCTGCGCTGGCCCATGACCAAGGTCCTGCGCGATGTCGCGGGGGCGAGAATCGGCCAGATCACCGATACGGTCGAGGCGCGGCTCGCCGACCCGGAGACCGCCCGGCTCCTCCAGGTGCCGCTGCTGAGCCCGATCCTGCACTACACGGGCGTCGTGCACGGCGAGGACGGGCGGGCGCTGGACGTGGCCCGCATCCACTACCGGGGCGACCGTTTCTCGTTCACCGTCACCCTGGACGCCCACTGA
- the hmgA gene encoding homogentisate 1,2-dioxygenase, which translates to MSGDAHDGAGALRKTAEALTYLSGFGNEHSSEAVPGALPQGRNSPQRVPLGLYAEQLSGSAFTEPRAHNRRSWLYRIRPSAAHPAFTRTDNGTLRTAPFTETVPDPNRLRWNPLPEPPPGTDFLAGLWTLGGNGDATQRTGMAVHLYHANSSMERVFSDADGELLIVPERGGLLLRTEFGLLRVEPGHVALVPRGVRFRVQLLDTVPGGGPAGTSRGYVCENYGAPFQLPDLGPIGANGLANARDFKAPVAAYEDDGDTAGPVEVVNKFCGNLWTARYDHSPLDVVAWHGNHVPYVYDLRLFNVIGTISYDHPDPSIFTVLTSPSDTPGLAGVDFVVFAPRWLVGEDTFRPPYFHRNVMSEYMGLLEGAYDAKAAGEGGFVPGGGSLHNMMSAHGPDRETFERASAAELRPQKVDDGLAFMFETRWPVTATAQAARAGHLQAAYDDVWQGLERHFRPDAGGSGPAGRP; encoded by the coding sequence ATGAGCGGGGACGCGCACGACGGCGCCGGGGCACTGCGGAAGACCGCCGAGGCGCTGACGTATCTCTCCGGGTTCGGCAACGAGCACAGTTCGGAGGCGGTGCCCGGCGCGCTCCCGCAGGGCCGCAACTCGCCGCAGCGGGTCCCGCTCGGGCTGTACGCGGAACAGCTGAGCGGTTCCGCGTTCACCGAGCCGAGGGCGCACAACCGCCGCTCCTGGCTGTACCGCATCCGCCCGTCGGCCGCGCACCCCGCCTTCACCCGCACCGACAACGGCACCCTGCGCACGGCCCCCTTCACCGAGACGGTGCCGGATCCGAACCGGCTGCGCTGGAACCCCCTGCCGGAACCCCCGCCCGGCACCGACTTCCTGGCGGGCCTGTGGACCCTCGGCGGCAACGGCGACGCCACGCAGCGCACCGGCATGGCCGTGCACCTGTACCACGCCAACTCCTCGATGGAGCGGGTGTTCAGCGACGCCGACGGCGAGCTCCTGATCGTGCCGGAGCGCGGCGGACTGCTGCTGCGCACCGAGTTCGGGCTGCTGCGGGTGGAGCCGGGCCATGTGGCACTGGTCCCCCGCGGGGTGCGCTTCCGGGTGCAGCTGCTGGACACGGTGCCCGGCGGCGGTCCGGCCGGGACCTCGCGGGGCTATGTGTGCGAGAACTACGGCGCCCCCTTCCAGCTCCCCGACCTCGGGCCGATCGGCGCCAACGGCCTCGCCAACGCCCGGGACTTCAAAGCACCGGTCGCCGCGTACGAGGACGACGGGGACACGGCGGGGCCGGTGGAGGTGGTCAACAAGTTCTGCGGCAACCTCTGGACGGCGCGGTACGACCACTCACCGCTCGACGTCGTCGCCTGGCACGGCAACCATGTGCCGTACGTCTACGACCTGCGCCTGTTCAATGTGATCGGCACCATCAGCTACGACCACCCCGACCCGTCGATCTTCACCGTGCTGACGTCGCCGTCCGACACCCCGGGCCTGGCCGGCGTCGACTTCGTGGTCTTCGCACCGCGCTGGCTGGTGGGCGAGGACACCTTCCGGCCGCCCTACTTCCACCGGAACGTGATGAGCGAGTACATGGGACTCCTCGAGGGCGCGTACGACGCGAAGGCCGCCGGTGAGGGGGGTTTCGTGCCGGGCGGCGGTTCGCTGCACAACATGATGTCGGCGCACGGCCCCGACCGGGAGACCTTCGAGCGGGCGAGCGCCGCCGAGCTGCGGCCGCAGAAGGTCGACGACGGCCTGGCCTTCATGTTCGAGACGCGCTGGCCGGTCACCGCCACCGCGCAGGCCGCCCGCGCCGGGCACCTGCAGGCCGCGTACGACGACGTGTGGCAGGGCCTCGAACGCCACTTCCGGCCGGACGCCGGCGGTTCCGGGCCGGCCGGCCGGCCGTGA
- a CDS encoding TetR/AcrR family transcriptional regulator, producing MKPVPHATSMRRAPVQRRSAERLTRILDACAALLDEVGYEALSTRAVALRAGVPIGSVYRFFGNKRAMADALAQRNLDVYTERVSRRLEETGDGAGWRAAMDAVLDEYLVMKRTAPGFTLVDFGNQIPVGTRDAEPNTRVADRLTELLSARIGRTPDEDLRRTFLIAVETADTLVQLAFRLDPAGDERVMEEARELLRAYLSRSLD from the coding sequence ATGAAGCCCGTGCCCCACGCGACCTCGATGCGCCGCGCGCCCGTCCAGCGCCGTAGCGCCGAACGACTCACCCGCATCCTCGACGCCTGCGCCGCTCTCCTGGACGAGGTCGGCTACGAGGCCCTGAGCACCCGCGCGGTCGCCCTGCGCGCCGGGGTGCCCATCGGTTCGGTCTACCGGTTCTTCGGCAACAAGCGGGCCATGGCCGACGCGCTCGCCCAGCGCAACCTGGACGTCTACACCGAGCGGGTCTCCCGCCGCCTCGAGGAGACCGGCGACGGGGCGGGCTGGCGGGCGGCCATGGACGCGGTCCTGGACGAGTACCTCGTGATGAAGCGCACCGCGCCCGGCTTCACCCTGGTCGACTTCGGCAACCAGATACCCGTCGGCACCCGTGACGCCGAACCCAACACCCGTGTCGCCGACCGCCTGACCGAACTGCTCTCCGCCCGTATCGGCCGCACCCCCGACGAGGATCTGCGCCGCACCTTCCTCATCGCCGTCGAGACCGCCGACACCCTCGTCCAGCTCGCCTTCCGCCTCGACCCGGCGGGCGACGAGCGCGTCATGGAGGAGGCACGGGAACTGCTGCGGGCGTACCTGTCGCGCTCACTCGACTAG
- a CDS encoding molybdopterin oxidoreductase family protein, with product MSTTTDSRTALRICPLCEATCGLTLTIEGTRVTSARGDRDDVFSRGFICPKGASFGAADGDPDRLRTPLVRRDGELREATWEEAFDAVAAGLRPVVERHGPHSVGAVLGNPNVHTMAGALYPAVLLAGLGTHSVFTASTVDQMPKHVSSGLLYGDANAIPVPDLDHTDHLLLIGANPLESNGSLCTAPDFPGKLKDLRARGGTLTVVDPRRTRTAKLADRHVAVRPGTDALLLAAMTHVLFEERLTDLGALGELVQGVDELRDAVRDFTPEAAAGACDVDAGTIRALARELAAAPTAAVYGRIGSCTVPHGTLASWLVDVLNILTGNLDRPGGALFPQAATDRTPRPAGPGRGFALGRWHSRVSRHPEAKGELPLAALAEEIDTATAEGEPVRALVVIAANPVLSAPDGDRLDKALGSLDFMVSVDPYLNETSRHADVVLPPPPPSQSPHHDFAFNTLAVRNQVRYTRAAVPLEPGRMAETEILARLVLAATGLHGADPAAVDTMVIDRTLGKAVEEAHSPVHGRDPRELAAALTGDTGPERRLDMMLRLGPYGDGFGVRPDGLTLHRLLDHPHGIDLGPLRPRLPGPLKTRSGRVELLPRPLADDLPRLRDALRSRPDGLVLVGRRHLRSNNSWMHNIPALTGGTNRCTLHLHPDDAERLGVTDGAPVRVKGAGGEVVAPAEVTDAVRPGVVSLPHGWGHDRPGTRLRHAAADPGVNVNQLLDGSLLDPLSGTAVLNGVPVEVAPTGTAP from the coding sequence GTGTCCACCACCACCGACTCCCGCACGGCCCTGCGCATCTGCCCGCTCTGCGAGGCCACCTGCGGGCTGACCCTCACCATCGAGGGGACCAGGGTGACGAGCGCGCGCGGAGACCGCGACGACGTGTTCAGCCGGGGGTTCATCTGCCCGAAGGGGGCGTCGTTCGGCGCGGCCGACGGCGACCCGGACCGGCTGCGGACCCCGCTGGTGCGCAGGGACGGCGAACTGCGCGAGGCCACCTGGGAGGAGGCCTTCGACGCGGTCGCCGCCGGACTGCGCCCGGTCGTCGAACGGCACGGCCCGCACTCCGTCGGAGCCGTCCTCGGCAACCCGAACGTGCACACCATGGCCGGCGCCCTCTACCCGGCCGTCCTGCTCGCCGGCCTCGGCACGCACAGCGTCTTCACCGCGTCCACCGTCGACCAGATGCCCAAGCACGTCTCCAGCGGCCTCCTCTACGGCGACGCGAACGCCATCCCCGTACCCGATCTCGACCACACCGACCACCTGCTGCTGATCGGCGCCAACCCCCTGGAGTCCAACGGGAGTCTGTGCACCGCACCCGACTTCCCCGGCAAACTCAAGGACCTCAGGGCGCGCGGCGGCACGCTGACGGTCGTCGACCCGCGCCGCACCCGCACGGCGAAGCTCGCCGACCGGCACGTCGCCGTCCGCCCCGGCACCGACGCCCTGCTCCTCGCGGCGATGACGCACGTCCTCTTCGAGGAGCGGCTCACCGATCTCGGCGCGCTCGGCGAACTGGTCCAGGGGGTCGACGAACTCCGCGACGCCGTAAGGGACTTCACGCCCGAGGCCGCCGCCGGGGCCTGCGACGTCGACGCCGGCACCATCCGGGCGCTGGCCCGCGAACTGGCCGCCGCGCCCACCGCCGCCGTCTACGGCCGCATCGGCAGCTGCACCGTCCCGCACGGCACCCTGGCCAGCTGGCTCGTCGACGTCCTCAACATCCTCACCGGCAACCTCGACCGGCCCGGCGGCGCCCTCTTCCCGCAGGCCGCCACCGACCGCACGCCCCGCCCCGCCGGACCCGGCCGCGGCTTCGCGCTCGGCCGCTGGCACAGCCGGGTGAGCCGCCACCCCGAGGCCAAGGGCGAACTGCCGCTCGCCGCGCTCGCCGAGGAGATCGACACCGCGACCGCCGAGGGCGAGCCCGTCCGCGCGCTCGTCGTCATCGCCGCCAACCCGGTCCTCTCCGCCCCCGACGGCGACCGCCTCGACAAGGCCCTCGGCTCGCTCGACTTCATGGTCAGCGTCGACCCGTACCTCAACGAGACCTCCCGCCACGCCGACGTCGTGCTGCCGCCGCCCCCGCCCTCGCAGAGCCCGCACCACGACTTCGCCTTCAACACCCTCGCCGTCCGCAACCAGGTCCGCTACACCAGGGCCGCCGTCCCGCTGGAACCCGGCAGGATGGCCGAGACGGAGATCCTCGCCCGGCTCGTCCTCGCCGCGACCGGCCTGCACGGCGCCGATCCCGCCGCCGTCGACACCATGGTCATCGACCGGACCCTCGGCAAGGCCGTCGAGGAAGCGCACTCCCCGGTGCACGGCCGCGACCCCCGCGAGCTCGCCGCCGCCCTCACCGGCGACACCGGCCCCGAGCGCCGCCTCGACATGATGCTGCGCCTGGGCCCGTACGGCGACGGATTCGGCGTACGCCCCGACGGCCTCACCCTGCACCGGCTGCTCGACCACCCCCACGGCATCGACCTCGGGCCGCTGCGGCCGCGCCTGCCGGGCCCCCTCAAGACCCGTAGCGGACGCGTCGAACTGCTCCCGCGGCCCCTCGCCGACGACCTCCCGCGCCTCAGGGACGCGCTGCGCTCGCGCCCCGACGGCCTCGTCCTGGTCGGCCGCCGCCACCTGCGGTCCAACAACAGCTGGATGCACAACATCCCCGCCCTCACCGGCGGCACCAACCGCTGCACCCTGCACCTCCACCCCGACGACGCCGAACGCCTCGGCGTCACCGACGGGGCACCCGTCCGCGTCAAGGGCGCCGGGGGAGAGGTCGTCGCCCCCGCCGAGGTCACCGACGCCGTACGCCCCGGGGTCGTGAGCCTGCCGCACGGCTGGGGGCACGACCGGCCCGGCACCCGGCTGCGGCATGCCGCCGCGGACCCCGGTGTCAACGTCAACCAGCTGCTGGACGGCAGTCTGCTCGACCCGCTGTCCGGCACCGCGGTCCTCAACGGCGTACCCGTCGAGGTCGCGCCGACAGGCACCGCGCCGTGA